A region of Armatimonadota bacterium DNA encodes the following proteins:
- a CDS encoding FmdB family zinc ribbon protein, translating into MPTYEYQCVACNDRFERFQRMSDPAVTNCPKCDGAVRKVMHAPAIAFKGPGFYVNDYKKPNPASTPQVESAGTPTPKSGEASTPVEAPKAAVPATASA; encoded by the coding sequence ATGCCAACTTACGAATATCAGTGCGTCGCCTGCAACGACAGGTTTGAACGCTTTCAGAGGATGTCCGATCCTGCGGTAACGAATTGTCCCAAATGTGACGGGGCGGTTCGAAAAGTGATGCACGCGCCCGCTATCGCCTTCAAAGGGCCCGGCTTTTACGTGAACGACTACAAGAAGCCGAACCCCGCGTCAACGCCTCAGGTTGAATCAGCGGGGACTCCCACTCCTAAGTCCGGCGAGGCTTCCACGCCCGTTGAAGCTCCGAAAGCGGCCGTTCCGGCCACCGCTTCGGCTTGA